A segment of the Phorcysia thermohydrogeniphila genome:
ATCTTTGAAACTTCTTTGCTCTCAAGTCCGGTCATTTTTGCTATTTCTCCCGGCCTGACGGGCTTTTCGGCCTTCTTCATAGCTTCAAGAACTAACTGCTCCTTGTTCTCCATAACCACCCCCTTCTTAGCTTAGTAGGTTCTTTCTACTATAAAATCTGCTATTTCGTTTAAAGCTCTCCTGTAAGGAGAGTCAGGGAAGATTGAAAGGAGCTCCTTCGCCCTTCTAACGTAGTCCCTCGCAAGGTTAAAGGTCTCTCTATCTCCACCTTTCTCAAGGACAAACTGCCTCACTCTTTCTATATCCTCTCTTGAGGGCTCTACCGAAGAAAGAATCTCGGCTATCTCCTCCCTTTCTTTCTCTGAAGCCTTCTTAAGGGCAGATATTAGAGGATAGGTTACTTTACCCTCCCTTATGTCGTTTCCGGCAGGCTTGCCGATTGTCTCTTCCTCAGAGATGTAGTCAAAGGCGTCGTCAACGAGCTGGAAGGCGTAGCCGATGAGTTTTCCGTAGTCCCTTAGAGCTCTCCTCTCTTCCTCAGAGGCATTACCGATTAGAGCTCCAACCTCACAGCAGGTTGAAAGGAGGGAAGCCGTTTTGCGGTAGATTATGTCAAAGTACTCCTCTTCTGTAAGGTTTACGTCGCCGATTTTCTCAAGCTGGAGGAGCTCCCCTTCTGCCATATCCTGAACAGTCTGGGCTGAAACCTTTAAAACTTCTTCCCCGCCGTAAACGGCCAGAACGTAGATGGCCTTTGCAAACATGTAGTCGCCCACTAAAACGGCAACGTCGTTTCCAAAGACGGTGTTCGCAGAAGGTCTACCTCTCCTGAGTTTTGCCCCATCAACAATGTCGTCATGAAGGAGAGTTGCCGTGTGCATGTACTCCATAACGGTTGCAACGGGGATAAGCCTGTCAAGGGGAGCGTCAACGAGCTTTCCGGCGATTATCGTAAGTCCCGGCCTTACCCTCTTTCCACCACTATCAAGGATGTAACCGCCGGCTCTAAGGACGAGCTCCACTTTTGAGTCAAGGAGCTCCCTTGAAAACTCCTCTGCCTTTAAGAGCTCTTCTCTAATAACCTCAAAAGGTTTAAATATCTTCACCTTATCACCTTACTTAAGTGGAATGTTCCTGCTACCCGGCTTAACAAGAGGTATTTTACCCTCTTTGCAAAGTGGACAGGAGTCTGGCTCGTAAACCGGAACTTCAAGCCTCCACAAGGTCACAAAAGGAACGCCAAAGTTAACCTTTCCACCACTTCTATCAACCAAACTACCGACGGCAACAACTTCTCCACCGTGCTGTTTCACAACTTCAATCGTTTCACGGGTAGACTTTCCGGTAGTTACAACGTCCTCAACGACAACAGCTCTCTCTCCCTCTTTTATCTCAAAGCCTCTCCTTAAGGTGAGCTTCCCGTCAACCCTCTCTACAAAGATGCCCCTTACTTTCAAGTGTCTTGAGGTTTCGTAGGATACGATAACCCCTCCAAGGGCTGGAGCTATAACAAGGTCGTACTCAACGCCGAGCTCGTTTATCCTCCTTGCAAGCTCCCTGCAGAGCTCTTCAGCGTACTCTGGATACTGAAGAACCTTCGCACACTGAAGGTAGTAGGGACTGTGAAGCCCACTTGAGAGTAAAAAGTGTCCCTCAAGAAACGCATCTGTTTTAAGGAATATTTCCTTTATTCTCTCCTCTGTAAGCATTCTTAAGCCTCCAGCTTAAAGTTGGAGTAATTTTAGTTTTAAGCTTTTACTCTTTCAACCCATGAATAGCCATTGCTGTAATTGTTATAATTGGTTCAAATCAACAAATGAAGGGAGGAAAAAATGAGAACAGTGATGCTAATAATAGCTCTTCTACTCTCATTAACCATCCCTTCCTTTGCTCAAAATAACAGCAACTCACAGAATTCATTGCCGAGCTTAATTTTTGATGGAAAGTTCAAAGGACCCTTCAGAGAAACCGTTATCGTAAGAATATACGACCCAACTTACGGAGTTGTGTGCTACTTATACATCCCTAATAATGTCTCTCTTAAAACATCCATTGACTCAAGCGGTATTCACACCTTTTTAACGAGTTTCGCAGGAAATATAAGCTGTGTGAAAATAAAGTAAGTTCTTATTCCTCCTTGAGGTCACCAACAAGTTCTGAAATATGGGAGTAGCCCATTTCTTTTAAGTATTTTTCAAGGCCGGAGACGATTTCTTCTACGGCCTTTGGGTTGTAGAAGTTTGCAGTGCCTACCTGAACTGCAGAAGCTCCGGCTAAGAAGAACTCAACGGCATCTTCCCAAGTGGATATTCCCCCGATACCTATAA
Coding sequences within it:
- a CDS encoding MarR family transcriptional regulator, coding for MENKEQLVLEAMKKAEKPVRPGEIAKMTGLESKEVSKIIKKLKEEGKVYSPKRCYYAIKE
- the pyrE gene encoding orotate phosphoribosyltransferase — its product is MLTEERIKEIFLKTDAFLEGHFLLSSGLHSPYYLQCAKVLQYPEYAEELCRELARRINELGVEYDLVIAPALGGVIVSYETSRHLKVRGIFVERVDGKLTLRRGFEIKEGERAVVVEDVVTTGKSTRETIEVVKQHGGEVVAVGSLVDRSGGKVNFGVPFVTLWRLEVPVYEPDSCPLCKEGKIPLVKPGSRNIPLK
- a CDS encoding polyprenyl synthetase family protein; the encoded protein is MKIFKPFEVIREELLKAEEFSRELLDSKVELVLRAGGYILDSGGKRVRPGLTIIAGKLVDAPLDRLIPVATVMEYMHTATLLHDDIVDGAKLRRGRPSANTVFGNDVAVLVGDYMFAKAIYVLAVYGGEEVLKVSAQTVQDMAEGELLQLEKIGDVNLTEEEYFDIIYRKTASLLSTCCEVGALIGNASEEERRALRDYGKLIGYAFQLVDDAFDYISEEETIGKPAGNDIREGKVTYPLISALKKASEKEREEIAEILSSVEPSREDIERVRQFVLEKGGDRETFNLARDYVRRAKELLSIFPDSPYRRALNEIADFIVERTY